The Microbacterium sp. Nx66 genome contains a region encoding:
- the ribA gene encoding GTP cyclohydrolase II produces MSLATIPEALEALRAGRPVLVADDENRENEGDVVLSAELATPEWVAWTVRWSSGFICAPMPTDLADSLNLPPMVAASEDARSTAYTVSVDAAEGVTTGISASDRARTLNVLANPDSTATSIIRPGHVLPLRAVDGGVRERSGHTEAAVELMKLAGLRPVGAIAEVVAEDGSMMRLPGLLELGARDGVPVITIEQLIAHLNEIDPEGATPAAQRGRRVSLRADATVPTDHGTFRFLAYKDRVTGTDHIAVVSGEPTETALVRVHSECLTGEAFGSQKCECGPQLDAALDAIDREGGIVIYMRGHEGRGIGLINKLRAYSLQEDGLDTVDANLALGLPADARDYAAAAGILTDLGVSKVRLLTNNTDKVNKLRELGLDVVEQVPLIVGVGPNNHQYLETKRDRMGHIIGEAELAEALAAGKDEE; encoded by the coding sequence ATGAGCCTGGCAACCATCCCCGAAGCCCTGGAGGCGCTGCGCGCAGGACGCCCCGTGCTCGTGGCCGACGACGAGAATCGCGAGAACGAGGGCGACGTCGTTCTCTCCGCCGAACTCGCCACACCCGAGTGGGTGGCCTGGACCGTGCGCTGGTCCTCCGGGTTCATCTGCGCGCCGATGCCCACCGACCTCGCGGACAGCCTCAACCTGCCGCCGATGGTCGCGGCCAGCGAGGACGCCCGCTCCACCGCCTACACCGTGAGCGTCGACGCCGCGGAAGGGGTGACGACCGGGATCAGCGCCAGCGACCGCGCCCGCACCCTCAACGTGCTGGCGAACCCCGACTCGACGGCGACGAGCATCATCCGCCCCGGCCATGTGCTCCCGCTCCGGGCCGTGGACGGCGGCGTGCGCGAGCGCAGCGGTCACACCGAGGCCGCGGTCGAGCTCATGAAGCTCGCCGGCCTCCGGCCCGTCGGCGCGATCGCGGAGGTCGTCGCCGAGGACGGCAGCATGATGCGGCTTCCCGGGCTCCTCGAACTCGGCGCCCGCGACGGCGTGCCGGTCATCACGATCGAGCAGCTCATCGCACACCTCAACGAGATCGACCCGGAGGGGGCGACCCCGGCCGCCCAGCGCGGTCGCCGGGTGAGCCTCCGTGCTGACGCCACCGTGCCCACCGACCACGGCACGTTCCGCTTCCTGGCCTACAAGGACCGCGTCACCGGCACCGACCACATCGCGGTCGTATCGGGCGAGCCGACCGAGACCGCCCTCGTGCGCGTGCACTCGGAGTGCCTGACCGGCGAGGCGTTCGGGTCCCAGAAGTGCGAGTGCGGCCCGCAGCTGGATGCCGCGCTGGACGCCATCGACCGCGAGGGCGGCATCGTCATCTACATGCGGGGACACGAGGGCCGAGGCATCGGTCTCATCAACAAGCTGCGCGCCTACAGCCTGCAGGAGGACGGCCTGGACACCGTCGACGCGAACCTGGCACTGGGCCTCCCGGCGGACGCCCGCGACTACGCGGCGGCGGCCGGGATCCTCACCGATCTGGGGGTCTCGAAGGTCCGTTTGCTCACTAACAACACCGACAAGGTGAACAAGCTGCGTGAGCTCGGCCTCGACGTCGTCGAGCAGGTGCCGCTGATCGTGGGCGTGGGACCGAACAACCACCAGTACCTGGAGACCAAGCGCGACCGCATGGGCCACATCATCGGCGAAGCAGAGCTCGCCGAGGCCCTCGCGGCAGGAAAGGACGAGGAATGA
- a CDS encoding GNAT family N-acetyltransferase, whose protein sequence is MPPVTLTTARLVLHAPTEADVDAITEACQDPEIGRWTTVPSPYFRQDAEDFVALVEQWWEDGSQTVWGVYADDVLVGMVGLHHIGEHPAGGHAELGYWVVADARGRGYLVEAARAVLDWGFAELGLARIRWQAVVGNVPSARAARALGFRFEGTMRQGLTSQRGRDDGWLAGLLRDDDRTPVEWPVL, encoded by the coding sequence ATGCCTCCGGTCACCCTCACCACCGCACGACTCGTCCTCCACGCTCCGACGGAGGCCGACGTCGACGCGATCACCGAGGCCTGCCAGGACCCCGAGATCGGGCGGTGGACGACGGTGCCCTCCCCCTACTTCCGCCAGGACGCGGAGGACTTCGTCGCCCTCGTGGAGCAGTGGTGGGAGGACGGCTCGCAGACCGTCTGGGGTGTCTACGCCGACGACGTCCTCGTGGGCATGGTCGGCCTCCACCACATCGGGGAGCATCCGGCCGGGGGTCATGCCGAGCTCGGCTACTGGGTCGTCGCCGACGCACGCGGCCGCGGCTACCTCGTCGAGGCCGCGCGCGCGGTGCTCGACTGGGGTTTCGCGGAGCTCGGCCTCGCCCGGATCCGCTGGCAGGCCGTCGTGGGCAACGTCCCCTCCGCCCGCGCCGCCCGCGCCCTCGGCTTCCGCTTCGAGGGCACCATGCGTCAGGGCCTCACCAGCCAGCGCGGTCGGGACGACGGCTGGCTCGCGGGGCTGCTGCGCGACGACGACCGGACGCCGGTGGAGTGGCCGGTGCTCTGA
- a CDS encoding riboflavin synthase has product MFTGIIEEIGEITAIAESGDGWRLTVRAPMAAADAVHGESIAVSGVCLTVVGSTAETFDADVMKQTLDVAALGAATVGTRVNIEKAMPVGARLGGHIVQGHVDGTGTVLEVRPGAQWSVLRISLPDDLAPLVVDKGSISVDGTSLTVSAVSPSTPSTPSTGSGTPEGSGTREGSGTQEGSGTGGGHWFEVSLIPETLAATTLGTRAVGDRVNLETDILARHVERLLAFRAAPEGGSR; this is encoded by the coding sequence ATGTTCACCGGAATCATCGAGGAGATCGGCGAGATCACCGCCATCGCGGAGTCGGGCGACGGCTGGCGCCTCACGGTGCGCGCCCCGATGGCCGCTGCCGACGCCGTGCACGGCGAGTCGATCGCGGTCTCCGGCGTCTGCCTGACCGTCGTCGGCTCCACCGCCGAGACCTTCGACGCCGACGTCATGAAGCAGACGCTCGACGTCGCGGCCCTCGGCGCGGCGACTGTCGGCACCAGGGTCAACATCGAGAAGGCGATGCCCGTGGGGGCGCGGCTCGGCGGGCACATCGTGCAGGGCCACGTCGACGGCACCGGCACCGTGCTCGAGGTGCGCCCCGGCGCGCAGTGGAGCGTCCTGCGCATCAGCCTTCCCGACGACCTCGCGCCGCTCGTCGTCGACAAGGGCTCCATCTCCGTCGACGGCACCTCGCTGACGGTGAGCGCAGTGAGCCCTTCGACCCCTTCGACCCCTTCGACAGGCTCAGGGACCCCGGAGGGCTCAGGAACCCGGGAGGGCTCAGGGACCCAGGAGGGCTCGGGCACCGGGGGCGGGCACTGGTTCGAGGTGTCGCTCATCCCGGAGACCCTGGCGGCGACCACCCTCGGCACCCGCGCGGTCGGCGACCGCGTGAACCTCGAGACCGACATCCTCGCGCGGCACGTCGAGCGACTGCTCGCATTCCGCGCCGCACCGGAAGGGGGCTCGCGATGA
- a CDS encoding Fpg/Nei family DNA glycosylase, giving the protein MPEMPEVEGLVAFLGERTTGRTITRASVAAIAALKTYDPPISALEGASITGAERRGKFVVLSCGPELHLVFHLAKAGWLRWYDTLPTTLLKPGKSPIALRIALDDGSGFDLTEAGTKKSLAVYVVRDPAEVPGIARLGPDPLDPSFTRDAFAALLDDRRMQIKGLLRDQGVIAGIGNAYSDEILHAARMSPYAIAGTLDDAEIDRLFAAMQETLAEAVAAAAGKPPADLKDAKRRGMRVHARRGEACPVCGDEVRSVFFADRSLEYCPTCQTGGKVLADRRLSRLLK; this is encoded by the coding sequence ATGCCTGAGATGCCGGAGGTCGAAGGACTCGTCGCGTTCCTCGGCGAGCGCACCACCGGACGCACCATCACCCGTGCCTCCGTGGCCGCGATCGCCGCGCTGAAGACCTACGACCCGCCGATCTCGGCGCTGGAAGGCGCGTCGATCACCGGGGCGGAGCGCCGCGGCAAGTTCGTCGTGCTGTCCTGCGGGCCCGAGCTGCACCTCGTCTTCCACCTGGCGAAGGCGGGATGGCTGCGCTGGTACGACACCCTGCCCACCACGCTCCTCAAGCCGGGCAAGTCGCCCATCGCGCTGCGGATCGCCCTCGACGACGGCAGTGGCTTCGACCTGACCGAGGCCGGGACGAAGAAGTCGCTCGCCGTGTACGTCGTCCGCGACCCCGCCGAGGTGCCGGGTATCGCCCGCCTCGGCCCCGATCCGCTCGACCCGTCCTTCACCCGCGACGCCTTCGCCGCGCTGCTCGACGACCGCCGGATGCAGATCAAGGGGCTGCTCCGCGACCAGGGCGTCATCGCGGGTATCGGCAACGCCTACTCCGACGAGATCCTGCATGCAGCCCGCATGTCGCCGTATGCCATCGCCGGCACGCTGGACGACGCCGAGATCGACCGGCTGTTCGCGGCGATGCAGGAGACCCTCGCCGAGGCCGTCGCTGCTGCCGCGGGCAAACCTCCGGCCGACCTCAAGGACGCCAAGCGCCGCGGCATGCGGGTACACGCCCGCCGGGGCGAGGCGTGTCCGGTCTGCGGCGACGAGGTGCGCAGCGTCTTCTTCGCCGACCGCTCGCTAGAGTACTGCCCCACCTGTCAGACCGGCGGCAAGGTCCTCGCCGACCGGCGACTGTCCCGCCTGCTCAAGTGA
- the ribD gene encoding bifunctional diaminohydroxyphosphoribosylaminopyrimidine deaminase/5-amino-6-(5-phosphoribosylamino)uracil reductase RibD — protein sequence MAVTATERRAMDRALALATRGPRGVNPQVGAVILSPDGEVLAEGWHRGSGTPHAEVDALSKLAPGAARGATAIVTLEPCNHTGRTGPCALALIEAGVTRVVYALDDPGEVSGGGAERLRAAGVSVESGERATEARAVIGDWLIASRLGRPHVTVKWAQSLDGRAAADDGSSQWITGPEARADVHRRRAQADAIAVGTGTVLADDPALTARAGDELLPHQPVPVVIGTSATPADAAVHRHPHTPLFFDTHDLSAVLAELHARGIQTLFVEGGPTLASAFLSAGLADRVLAYVAPVLLGGSRLAVTDIGVRSIDQAHRLVVDEWLPLGADLLAIAHPADADDPDRTGPEKEGTL from the coding sequence ATGGCAGTGACCGCGACAGAGCGCCGTGCGATGGATCGTGCGCTCGCCCTCGCGACCCGCGGCCCGCGCGGGGTCAACCCGCAGGTGGGCGCCGTGATCCTCTCCCCCGACGGCGAGGTGCTGGCCGAGGGCTGGCATCGGGGCTCCGGCACCCCGCACGCCGAGGTCGACGCCCTCTCGAAGCTCGCGCCGGGCGCTGCACGGGGCGCGACGGCGATCGTGACGCTGGAACCCTGCAATCACACCGGTCGCACCGGCCCCTGCGCGCTCGCGCTCATCGAGGCCGGCGTGACGCGGGTCGTCTACGCGCTCGACGACCCCGGTGAGGTCTCCGGCGGCGGCGCGGAGCGGCTGCGCGCCGCGGGCGTGAGCGTGGAGTCCGGCGAGCGCGCCACCGAGGCCCGCGCCGTGATCGGCGACTGGCTCATCGCGTCGCGCCTCGGCCGTCCGCACGTGACCGTCAAGTGGGCGCAGAGCCTCGACGGCAGGGCTGCGGCGGACGACGGTTCCAGTCAGTGGATCACCGGCCCGGAGGCCCGCGCCGATGTGCACCGGCGACGCGCCCAGGCCGACGCGATCGCGGTGGGTACCGGCACCGTGCTCGCCGACGACCCCGCGCTCACCGCCCGCGCCGGCGACGAGCTCCTGCCGCACCAGCCCGTCCCGGTCGTGATCGGCACCAGTGCCACCCCTGCGGATGCGGCGGTGCATCGTCATCCGCACACGCCGCTGTTCTTCGACACGCACGACCTGTCGGCGGTCCTCGCCGAGCTGCACGCGCGCGGCATCCAGACGCTGTTCGTGGAGGGCGGCCCGACGCTCGCCAGCGCGTTCCTCTCCGCCGGGCTCGCGGACCGCGTGCTCGCATACGTCGCCCCCGTCCTGCTCGGCGGGAGCCGCCTGGCCGTGACCGACATCGGTGTCCGCTCGATCGACCAGGCACATCGCCTCGTCGTGGACGAGTGGCTGCCGTTGGGTGCAGACCTGCTCGCGATCGCGCATCCTGCGGACGCGGACGACCCGGACCGCACCGGCCCGGAGAAGGAGGGAACCCTCTGA